A window of Solanum stenotomum isolate F172 chromosome 3, ASM1918654v1, whole genome shotgun sequence contains these coding sequences:
- the LOC125859975 gene encoding 17.4 kDa class III heat shock protein → MSTVVDVVSQLLFPESIERLVIPSRSNESSENRGSIPVDILDTPKEYIFYMDVPGLSKSDIQVTVEDENTLVIRSNGKRKREESEEEGCKYVRLERKPPLKLMRKFKLPDTCNVSAITAKCENGVLTVVVEKLPPPSKAKTVKVAIS, encoded by the exons ATGAGCACTGTTGTGGATGTGGTGAGCCAACTTCTCTTTCCAGAATCCATTGAGAGGCTGGTGATTCCTTCTAGGTCAAATGAGAGCAGTGAAAACAGGGGTAGCATTCCCGTGGATATTCTGGATACCCCAAAAGAGTACATTTTCTATATGGATGTTCCTGGTTTATCCAAATCTGACATTCAG GTGACTGTGGAAGATGAGAACACGCTGGTGATACGAAGCAACGGGAAGAGGAAGCGTGAGGAGAGTGAAGAAGAGGGATGCAAGTACGTCAGGTTGGAGAGGAAGCCACCCCTCAAATTGATGAGGAAGTTCAAGCTCCCCGATACCTGCAATGTTTCTGCTATTACTGCGAAATGCGAGAATGGGGTGTTAACTGTTGTAGTTGAAAAGCTTCCTCCACCATCTAAGGCTAAGACTGTTAAAGTTGCAATTTCATGA